Proteins encoded within one genomic window of Nitrospirota bacterium:
- a CDS encoding ATP-binding protein: MRFIGRENELEALIQRYDSGKAELFIMYGRRRIGKSELLLHIANGAKRAKGAKGRRHVYYEASLQDEALNLRDFQHSVVSSLPGDAVLSGVAFHDWHGALTLLAERARTERLLVILDEFPYLCKGNPALPSIIQRFWDNTGRHTKMFLILCGSSVSFMEDEVLGERSPLFGRRTGQLKLEGLRPASVFKFSEGWPVRDRLKTYGIFGNIPAYLNLIEEKTKLADMLTATAFSPTGFLYNEVFFILQQELREPARYNSVLRALAEGKTSIGEIANISGCENTPTAARYLTTLIELGIVEKTAPFFSRAPEKSRNNRYRISDHFIRFWYRFVLPNQTAIRSMSGKAVVKNGVLPFLDDFMGDAFESLCRDFLVYDWLPKSELYIKRIGRHWDRDFDIDICAELGDGSLIMGECKWGEPITYGYLEKLRIRVKSLIADHEVRLALFSGRGLFSKELREASTRGEVMLIGPDELIQEKGNPDLSG, translated from the coding sequence ATGCGATTTATCGGACGTGAGAATGAACTTGAAGCCTTAATCCAACGATATGATAGTGGCAAAGCCGAACTTTTTATAATGTACGGCAGACGCAGAATAGGCAAATCCGAATTGTTGCTGCACATTGCAAATGGGGCAAAACGGGCAAAAGGGGCAAAAGGGCGGCGGCATGTCTATTATGAGGCTTCGCTGCAGGATGAGGCTTTAAACCTGAGGGACTTTCAGCATAGCGTTGTGTCGTCCCTTCCCGGGGATGCTGTGCTTTCCGGTGTCGCATTCCATGACTGGCACGGGGCTTTGACTTTGCTTGCAGAGAGGGCAAGGACAGAACGTCTTCTCGTCATATTAGATGAGTTCCCGTATCTGTGCAAGGGGAATCCGGCTCTTCCGTCCATCATCCAGAGGTTTTGGGATAACACAGGCCGCCACACGAAGATGTTCCTTATCCTTTGCGGTTCGTCCGTATCTTTCATGGAAGACGAGGTACTGGGAGAAAGGTCACCGCTTTTTGGAAGACGTACAGGTCAGTTGAAGCTAGAGGGGCTGAGACCGGCCTCTGTTTTTAAGTTTTCCGAAGGGTGGCCTGTACGTGACCGCCTTAAAACTTATGGAATTTTTGGGAACATCCCTGCTTACCTTAACCTGATTGAAGAAAAAACCAAACTCGCGGATATGCTTACAGCAACTGCCTTTTCTCCTACAGGGTTCCTGTACAACGAGGTTTTTTTCATCCTCCAGCAGGAGTTACGGGAACCGGCCAGATACAATTCAGTGCTGAGGGCACTTGCTGAAGGCAAGACATCCATAGGGGAGATCGCAAACATATCCGGGTGTGAAAATACCCCAACGGCTGCCCGCTACCTGACGACCCTGATTGAGCTTGGAATAGTGGAAAAGACAGCGCCCTTCTTCTCACGTGCGCCGGAAAAATCACGCAACAATCGTTACCGCATTTCAGACCATTTTATCAGGTTCTGGTACAGGTTCGTACTGCCGAACCAGACTGCAATAAGATCTATGAGCGGAAAAGCAGTGGTAAAAAATGGTGTACTCCCATTTCTTGATGATTTCATGGGCGATGCATTTGAATCCCTTTGCAGGGATTTTCTGGTTTATGACTGGTTACCAAAAAGTGAATTGTATATTAAGCGGATTGGGAGGCACTGGGACAGGGATTTTGATATTGATATCTGTGCAGAACTCGGAGACGGTTCACTGATCATGGGTGAGTGCAAGTGGGGTGAACCGATTACCTACGGTTACCTGGAAAAACTCAGGATACGTGTGAAGTCCCTGATAGCGGATCATGAGGTAAGGCTTGCCCTATTTTCAGGGCGCGGTCTTTTTTCAAAGGAACTACGGGAGGCAAGTACGAGAGGAGAGGTGATGTTAATCGGGCCTGACGAACTGATTCAGGAGAAAGGTAATCCTGACTTATCCGGTTAA